TCAACGCCACAGGTTCCTCCCCGCTGTTGCTTACCCTGCGAAACAGTGCACTGGGTCCACTCATGTTAACTATCACCGAGCTTGATTCTTCTTGATTCTGATCCAACCATGGAAACCTCCCCGCCGCAACCTTCGTCCCTTCGAAGAACAGCCACACGTCACCTGCCGGAAAATGGATCCCCAGCTTGTCGTTTGGGTTATTCACTCTCAAAGACATCCTGTACTGCGACCGCGAGTTCTTGTCGCCGCCGCCGCTATTCACAACCAAATTGCCGATGCTAAATTCGGGTCCCGTGGGATTGAAGATAAAGTACAGCGTGGCTAGCGTTATGCCAACGACGGCGACGACAGATACCACGATGAGAGCGACGGTGAGAAGGACGCGACTGCCGCAGCAGCAGCAGCCGCCACTGCGCGTTTTCTTCGGGGTGACTGGGTTCCGGAACTGTTCTACGAACAACGCATTCTCGCGCGGCGGCACACGGTACACTTGGTCCTTGGGGAATTGCACGATGTACGTTTCCTGGTCGTAGCGCCCCGGTGGCGGCGGCAGAGCCGCGAAGGCTTTGGCAGGCCCCTCCATTGTGATGCAAGCAGTGGCAGGAGGAAGTTGCTACCGTGCGCGCGCCGTGTAGGTTACGCGACTTGGTGGTTCAACGATCTCTTGCATGCATGCAATTTGGTGGGAGGTTTAG
This genomic stretch from Vigna radiata var. radiata cultivar VC1973A chromosome 7, Vradiata_ver6, whole genome shotgun sequence harbors:
- the LOC106766443 gene encoding NDR1/HIN1-like protein 13, encoding MEGPAKAFAALPPPPGRYDQETYIVQFPKDQVYRVPPRENALFVEQFRNPVTPKKTRSGGCCCCGSRVLLTVALIVVSVVAVVGITLATLYFIFNPTGPEFSIGNLVVNSGGGDKNSRSQYRMSLRVNNPNDKLGIHFPAGDVWLFFEGTKVAAGRFPWLDQNQEESSSVIVNMSGPSALFRRVSNSGEEPVALKLEMKLAMRIRIAGIETWLMRSYVFCDFQVTGFGNKTHVLSQDCYTVFKQY